A stretch of the Streptosporangium sp. NBC_01755 genome encodes the following:
- the dnaJ gene encoding molecular chaperone DnaJ, with amino-acid sequence MSTKDYLEKDYYAVLGVPKTATADEIKKAYRKLARKYHPDANPGSSATSESTAKFKEVSEAYDILSDTKRRKEYDEARTLFGSGLGGYAGGGGAPRTGAGGFPFDLGDLFGGTHQQQSGAGERIGDIFGGLFNRGGASRPTGTTSRARRGQDIESEVSLSFSEAVEGSTVSLRLTSSSACTVCGGTGAKAGTTPRVCPTCEGTGAASRNLGNFAFSEPCRDCKGRGLLVDDPCQVCDGSGRGKSTRTIQARIPAGVGDGQRIKIKTKGAPGENGGPAGDLYVQIHVKPHSVFGRTGENLTVTVPVTFTEAALGAEIKVPILKGMPVTLRIPEGTPNGRTFRVRGRGVARKDGTKGDLLATIEVLVPQQLEDKARGALEEFRDATSGGDPRADLIEQARSE; translated from the coding sequence ATGAGCACCAAGGACTACTTGGAGAAGGACTACTACGCCGTCCTTGGTGTGCCCAAGACCGCCACGGCCGATGAGATCAAAAAGGCGTACCGGAAGCTGGCCAGGAAGTATCACCCGGACGCCAATCCCGGAAGCTCGGCGACCTCCGAGAGCACCGCCAAGTTCAAGGAGGTCTCCGAGGCCTACGACATCCTGTCCGACACCAAGCGCCGCAAGGAGTACGACGAGGCGCGGACGCTGTTCGGATCGGGTCTGGGCGGCTACGCGGGGGGTGGAGGGGCTCCGCGCACCGGTGCGGGTGGTTTCCCGTTCGACCTGGGAGACCTGTTCGGGGGCACCCATCAGCAGCAGAGTGGCGCCGGGGAGCGCATCGGCGACATCTTCGGCGGCCTCTTCAACCGGGGTGGCGCGAGCCGCCCCACCGGGACGACGAGCAGGGCACGGCGCGGCCAGGACATCGAGTCCGAGGTCTCGCTCTCCTTCTCCGAGGCGGTGGAGGGCAGCACGGTCTCGCTCCGCCTGACCAGTTCCTCCGCGTGCACCGTGTGCGGGGGCACCGGCGCCAAGGCCGGCACCACCCCGCGGGTCTGCCCGACCTGCGAGGGCACCGGGGCGGCCAGCCGTAACCTCGGAAACTTCGCCTTCTCCGAGCCGTGCCGCGACTGTAAGGGCCGCGGCCTGCTGGTGGACGACCCGTGCCAGGTGTGTGATGGGAGCGGGCGGGGCAAGAGCACCCGCACGATCCAGGCCCGCATCCCGGCAGGGGTCGGCGACGGCCAGCGCATCAAGATCAAGACGAAGGGCGCGCCCGGTGAGAACGGCGGCCCCGCCGGTGACCTCTACGTTCAGATCCACGTCAAGCCGCACTCCGTGTTCGGCAGGACGGGAGAGAACCTGACGGTCACCGTCCCGGTCACCTTCACCGAGGCGGCGCTGGGAGCCGAGATCAAGGTGCCGATTCTCAAGGGAATGCCGGTCACGCTGCGCATCCCCGAGGGCACCCCGAACGGCCGCACCTTCCGGGTGCGCGGCAGGGGTGTGGCGCGTAAGGACGGCACCAAGGGCGATCTGCTCGCCACGATCGAGGTTCTGGTGCCACAGCAGTTGGAGGACAAGGCAAGGGGTGCCCTTGAGGAGTTCCGCGACGCCACCTCGGGTGGTGACCCGCGGGCGGACCTGATCGAACAGGCCAGAAGCGAGTAG
- the grpE gene encoding nucleotide exchange factor GrpE has product MSTRENGSEEEPVIRDNRKIDPETGQARGAAPAEATGQNDREQADKPSSLASDLASIELATQLAERTADLQRLQAEYSNYRKRVERDRALVKEQAVAGALAELLPVLDDIGRARDHGELTGGFAKVSESLEAATGKLGLSSFGTKGEPFDPTVHEALMHSYSPDVTEPTCVEILQPGYRIGERVLRPARVAVAEPEEPAADDN; this is encoded by the coding sequence GTGAGCACGCGCGAGAACGGTTCCGAGGAGGAGCCGGTGATCCGCGACAACCGGAAGATAGACCCGGAGACGGGACAGGCCCGCGGGGCGGCCCCGGCGGAGGCCACGGGTCAGAACGACAGGGAGCAGGCCGACAAGCCGTCCTCCCTGGCGTCCGACCTGGCCTCGATCGAGCTGGCCACCCAGCTCGCCGAGCGCACCGCGGACCTGCAGCGTCTTCAGGCCGAATATTCCAACTATCGCAAGCGGGTCGAGCGGGACCGGGCGCTGGTCAAGGAGCAGGCGGTGGCCGGCGCGTTGGCCGAACTGCTGCCCGTCCTCGACGACATCGGCCGAGCCCGCGACCACGGCGAGCTGACCGGCGGCTTCGCCAAGGTGAGCGAGTCACTGGAGGCGGCCACGGGGAAGCTGGGGCTGAGCTCCTTCGGCACCAAGGGTGAGCCGTTCGACCCGACGGTGCACGAGGCACTGATGCACAGTTACTCCCCCGACGTCACAGAGCCGACCTGCGTGGAGATCCTGCAGCCCGGTTACCGGATCGGCGAGCGAGTGCTCCGCCCCGCGCGAGTCGCGGTGGCCGAGCCCGAAGAGCCCGCCGCGGACGACAACTGA
- the dnaK gene encoding molecular chaperone DnaK, with translation MARAVGIDLGTTNSVVSILEGGEPTVIANAQGSRTTPSVVAFAKNGEVLVGEVAKRQAVTNVDRTIRSVKREMGTNWSVEIDGKKFSPQQISAFVLQKLKQDAEAYLGEKITDAVITVPAYFNDAQRQATQEAGTIAGLNVLRIINEPTAAALAYGLDKDKDETILVFDLGGGTFDVSLLDVGQEDGHGFVEVKATSGDNHLGGDDWDQRVVDELATRFKNAHGVDLTKDKMALQRLREAAEKAKIELSSQSETSVNLPYITASAEGPLHLEEKLTRAEFQRLTADLLERCKGPFNQVVKDAGIKVSDIAHVVLVGGSTRMPAVADLVKELTGGKEPNKGVNPDEVVAIGAALQAGVLKGEVKDVLLLDVTPLSLGIETKGGIFTKIIERNTTIPTKRSEVFTTAEDNQPSVQIQVYQGEREIAAYNKKLATFELTGIAPAPRGIPQIEVTFDIDANGIVNVSAKDLGTGKEQTMTITGGSALPKDDIERMMREAESYADEDKKRREEAETRNNADSLVYQTEKFLGENAEKVPDDIKNEVNEAVAELKKALEGTDSSEIRASAEKLATVSQKMGSAIYAQSQGSEAPDGAPEADATAGQKADDDVVEAEIVDDEPKRDNSAK, from the coding sequence ATGGCACGTGCGGTAGGTATCGACCTGGGGACGACCAACTCCGTCGTCTCGATTCTTGAGGGCGGTGAGCCCACCGTCATCGCCAACGCCCAGGGTTCGCGGACCACGCCGTCCGTGGTCGCCTTCGCGAAGAACGGCGAGGTCCTCGTCGGAGAGGTCGCCAAGCGGCAGGCCGTCACCAACGTCGACCGGACGATTCGCTCTGTCAAGCGCGAGATGGGCACCAACTGGTCCGTCGAGATCGACGGCAAGAAGTTCTCCCCGCAGCAGATCAGCGCCTTCGTCCTGCAGAAGCTCAAGCAGGACGCCGAAGCCTACCTGGGCGAGAAGATCACCGACGCGGTGATCACCGTTCCCGCCTACTTCAACGACGCCCAGCGTCAGGCCACCCAGGAAGCCGGCACCATCGCCGGCCTCAACGTGCTGCGCATCATCAACGAGCCCACCGCCGCGGCGCTCGCCTACGGCCTGGACAAGGACAAGGACGAGACCATCCTCGTCTTCGACCTCGGCGGCGGCACCTTCGACGTGTCCCTGCTCGACGTCGGCCAGGAGGACGGCCACGGCTTCGTCGAGGTCAAGGCCACCAGCGGCGACAACCACCTCGGCGGTGACGACTGGGACCAGCGCGTCGTCGACGAGCTCGCCACCCGGTTCAAGAACGCCCACGGCGTCGACCTGACCAAGGACAAGATGGCCCTCCAGCGCCTGCGTGAGGCCGCGGAGAAGGCCAAGATCGAGCTCTCCAGCCAGTCGGAGACCTCCGTCAACCTGCCCTACATCACCGCCTCGGCCGAGGGTCCCCTCCACCTGGAGGAGAAGCTCACCCGCGCCGAGTTCCAGCGGCTCACCGCCGACCTGCTCGAGCGGTGCAAGGGCCCGTTCAACCAGGTGGTCAAGGACGCCGGCATCAAGGTCTCCGACATCGCCCACGTGGTGCTCGTCGGCGGCTCGACCCGCATGCCCGCCGTCGCCGACCTCGTCAAGGAGCTGACCGGCGGCAAGGAGCCCAACAAGGGCGTCAACCCGGACGAGGTCGTGGCCATCGGCGCCGCCCTCCAGGCCGGTGTGCTCAAGGGCGAGGTCAAGGACGTCCTGCTGCTCGACGTGACCCCGCTGTCGCTGGGCATCGAGACCAAGGGCGGGATCTTCACCAAGATCATCGAGCGTAACACCACGATCCCGACCAAGCGCTCGGAGGTCTTCACCACGGCCGAGGACAACCAGCCGTCGGTGCAGATCCAGGTCTACCAGGGCGAGCGCGAGATCGCGGCGTACAACAAGAAGCTGGCCACCTTCGAGCTGACCGGCATCGCCCCGGCGCCGCGCGGTATCCCGCAGATCGAGGTCACCTTCGACATCGACGCCAACGGCATCGTCAACGTCTCCGCCAAGGACCTCGGCACCGGCAAGGAACAGACGATGACGATCACCGGCGGCTCCGCGCTGCCGAAGGACGACATCGAGCGCATGATGCGCGAGGCCGAGTCCTACGCCGACGAGGACAAGAAGCGCCGCGAAGAGGCCGAGACGCGCAACAACGCCGACTCGCTCGTCTACCAGACCGAGAAGTTCCTCGGCGAGAACGCCGAGAAGGTCCCGGACGACATCAAGAACGAGGTCAACGAGGCCGTCGCCGAGCTCAAGAAGGCTCTGGAGGGCACCGACTCGTCCGAGATCCGCGCCTCCGCGGAGAAGCTCGCCACGGTCAGCCAGAAGATGGGTTCCGCCATCTACGCTCAGTCGCAGGGGTCCGAGGCCCCGGACGGCGCCCCCGAGGCGGACGCCACCGCCGGACAGAAGGCCGACGATGACGTGGTCGAGGCCGAGATCGTGGACGACGAGCCGAAGCGCGACAACAGCGCCAAGTGA
- the proC gene encoding pyrroline-5-carboxylate reductase: MIAILGTGKMGEALLSGLLRAGFKPGDVMATARRAERGEALAERYGVRVVSNAEAAKSADTIILTVKPQDMGALLAEIAAHLPADRLVISAAAGITTSFVESWLGAEIPVVRVMSNTPVLVDEAMSVISAGAHASEEHLRRAEDLFSPVGKVLRIPESQQDAATALSGSGPAYFFYLVEAMVDAGILLGMPRAAALDMVTQSIVGAAIMLRDSGEHPVILREAVTSPGGTTIAAIAELERHSVRAAFLAAIEAARDRGRQLAEG, encoded by the coding sequence ATGATCGCGATTCTTGGAACCGGCAAGATGGGGGAGGCCCTGCTGTCCGGGCTGCTCAGAGCCGGGTTCAAGCCGGGCGACGTGATGGCGACGGCGCGGCGTGCCGAGCGGGGCGAGGCCCTCGCGGAGCGGTACGGCGTGCGGGTGGTCTCCAACGCCGAGGCCGCCAAGAGCGCCGACACGATCATCCTCACGGTCAAGCCGCAGGACATGGGGGCACTGCTCGCCGAGATCGCGGCGCACCTGCCGGCCGACCGCCTGGTCATCTCGGCGGCGGCGGGGATCACGACCTCGTTCGTCGAGTCGTGGCTCGGCGCCGAGATCCCGGTGGTCCGGGTCATGTCCAACACGCCGGTGCTGGTCGACGAGGCGATGAGCGTGATCTCGGCGGGAGCACACGCCTCCGAGGAGCACCTGCGGCGCGCCGAGGACCTGTTCAGCCCGGTCGGCAAGGTGCTGCGCATCCCCGAGTCGCAGCAGGACGCGGCCACGGCCCTGTCGGGCAGTGGTCCCGCCTACTTCTTCTATCTCGTCGAGGCCATGGTCGACGCCGGAATCCTGCTCGGCATGCCCCGTGCCGCCGCCCTTGACATGGTCACCCAGTCGATCGTCGGCGCGGCGATCATGCTCCGTGACTCGGGCGAGCACCCGGTGATACTGCGCGAGGCGGTCACCTCGCCGGGTGGCACCACCATCGCCGCCATCGCCGAGTTGGAGCGGCACAGTGTCCGCGCCGCCTTCCTGGCCGCCATCGAGGCCGCCAGGGACAGGGGACGCCAGCTCGCCGAGGGCTGA
- a CDS encoding acetoin utilization protein AcuC: MSRSVRVVWDDALISYDFGPGHPLAPVRVELTMALARELGVLDLVEMSGCAPATDDELALVHKRDYIEAVKRVSATGRRDLAYGLGTEDNPAFAGVHEASALITGASLAAARAVWTGEVEHAVNIAGGLHHAMAASASGFCVYNDPGAAIAWLLAQGASRVAYVDVDVHHGDGVQAMFYDDPRVLTISLHESPRTLFPGTGFPEECGVEGTAVNVALPAGCGDSDWLRAFHAVVPPLLREFAPDVLVTQHGCDSHALDPLANLMLSLDGQRAAYAALHELAHETAGGRWVVTGGGGYELVQVVPRAWTHLLAEVAGHPLDPRTTTPETWRKFVKERTDQSAPLTLTDGRNPEFRYFSTGYDPADSIDRAIMATRKAVFPFHGLDPFP; encoded by the coding sequence ATGAGCCGGTCCGTGCGGGTTGTCTGGGACGATGCGCTCATCTCCTACGATTTCGGTCCGGGGCACCCGCTCGCGCCCGTACGAGTCGAGCTGACCATGGCGCTGGCCAGGGAGCTCGGTGTGCTGGACCTGGTGGAGATGAGCGGCTGTGCGCCCGCCACCGACGACGAACTGGCGCTCGTCCACAAGCGTGACTACATCGAGGCCGTCAAGCGGGTTTCCGCCACCGGGCGACGCGACCTGGCCTACGGGCTCGGCACCGAGGACAATCCCGCCTTCGCCGGGGTACACGAGGCGTCCGCGCTGATCACCGGGGCCAGCCTGGCCGCGGCACGCGCGGTGTGGACCGGTGAGGTCGAGCACGCGGTCAACATCGCGGGTGGTCTGCACCACGCGATGGCCGCCTCGGCGAGCGGGTTCTGCGTCTACAACGACCCGGGCGCGGCGATCGCGTGGCTGCTGGCCCAGGGGGCGTCCAGGGTCGCCTACGTGGATGTGGACGTGCATCACGGCGACGGCGTGCAGGCGATGTTCTACGACGATCCCAGGGTTCTCACCATCAGCCTGCACGAGAGCCCCCGCACGCTCTTCCCCGGCACGGGCTTCCCCGAGGAGTGCGGCGTGGAGGGCACCGCGGTCAACGTGGCCCTACCCGCCGGATGCGGCGACAGTGACTGGCTTCGGGCCTTCCACGCGGTGGTCCCGCCGCTGCTGCGGGAGTTCGCCCCCGACGTCCTGGTCACTCAGCACGGCTGCGACAGCCACGCCCTCGACCCGCTGGCCAACCTGATGCTCAGCCTGGACGGCCAGCGCGCCGCGTACGCGGCGCTGCACGAGCTGGCACACGAGACCGCGGGCGGGCGGTGGGTCGTGACCGGCGGAGGGGGATACGAGCTGGTGCAGGTCGTGCCCCGGGCGTGGACCCATCTGCTCGCGGAGGTGGCGGGCCACCCGCTCGATCCGAGGACCACCACCCCCGAGACATGGCGCAAGTTCGTCAAGGAACGGACCGACCAGTCGGCACCCCTGACACTGACCGATGGCCGAAATCCGGAATTTCGTTATTTCTCAACTGGTTATGACCCAGCAGACTCGATCGACCGGGCCATCATGGCGACAAGGAAGGCCGTCTTCCCCTTCCACGGCCTCGACCCCTTCCCGTGA
- a CDS encoding phosphatase — MSDEGSHRTPAPEPRRAASPLTRAELREHLVRTRIAGDVATSRENNLDHYRSLANRDPHYLFGLTVDGAWSYRDVLELMVKSAGVVADPLHREGQDTIDPDRTIEAVEKMGDTIAGVLGRGNPQILIATGHPTGLLTVHLALARMLRACGAVLMSPAEGWSYWGSGFGRRRKIRYLDDVAMLDDKGAFVHTHDPAPMRAMIAELGADRPDLVIADHGWAGAAGEAGILTVGFADSNDPALFVGEAEGKIAVTVPLDDNVLPRYYEPLTHHLVKRVARAL, encoded by the coding sequence ATGAGTGACGAGGGAAGTCACCGGACTCCAGCACCCGAGCCGCGACGCGCAGCGTCGCCGTTGACCCGTGCCGAGCTTCGTGAGCACCTGGTTCGGACCCGGATCGCCGGTGATGTGGCGACCAGCCGGGAGAACAACCTGGACCACTACCGGTCGCTGGCCAACCGTGATCCGCACTACCTGTTCGGGCTGACCGTGGACGGCGCCTGGTCCTATCGGGACGTGCTGGAGTTGATGGTCAAGTCCGCCGGGGTGGTGGCCGATCCGCTGCACCGGGAGGGCCAGGACACCATCGACCCCGACCGTACGATCGAGGCGGTCGAGAAGATGGGCGACACGATCGCGGGAGTGCTCGGCAGGGGCAATCCGCAGATCCTGATCGCCACCGGGCACCCCACCGGCCTGCTCACCGTTCACCTGGCTCTGGCCCGGATGCTCAGGGCGTGCGGGGCGGTCCTGATGAGCCCGGCCGAGGGCTGGTCGTACTGGGGGAGCGGGTTCGGCCGCAGGCGCAAGATCCGTTATCTGGACGATGTCGCGATGCTCGACGACAAGGGCGCCTTCGTGCACACCCACGACCCGGCCCCGATGCGGGCCATGATCGCCGAACTTGGCGCGGACCGTCCCGATCTGGTGATCGCCGACCACGGCTGGGCCGGAGCGGCGGGCGAGGCGGGCATCCTCACCGTCGGATTCGCCGACAGCAACGACCCCGCGCTCTTCGTCGGGGAGGCCGAGGGCAAGATCGCGGTGACCGTCCCGCTTGATGACAACGTGCTACCGAGGTATTACGAGCCGCTGACACACCACCTGGTCAAGAGGGTCGCGCGAGCCCTCTGA
- a CDS encoding helix-turn-helix domain-containing protein, producing the protein MGAGERPLSEVKFLTVAEVATVMRVSKMTVYRLVHSGELPAIRVGRSFRVPEQAVHDYLRDAYIEAG; encoded by the coding sequence ATGGGTGCAGGCGAAAGACCTCTCAGCGAGGTGAAGTTCCTGACGGTGGCAGAAGTGGCCACTGTCATGAGGGTGTCCAAGATGACTGTGTACCGACTCGTGCATTCGGGCGAGCTGCCGGCCATCCGGGTCGGTCGATCCTTCCGGGTGCCCGAACAGGCGGTGCACGATTATCTCAGGGATGCCTACATCGAGGCAGGTTGA
- a CDS encoding 30S ribosomal protein bS22 yields the protein MGSVIKKRRKRMAKKKHRKLLKKTRIQRRNKK from the coding sequence GTGGGCTCTGTGATCAAGAAGCGCCGCAAGCGCATGGCGAAGAAGAAGCACCGCAAACTTCTGAAGAAGACCCGCATCCAGCGGCGTAACAAGAAGTAA